In one Bartonella grahamii subsp. shimonis genomic region, the following are encoded:
- a CDS encoding helix-turn-helix transcriptional regulator, which yields MQSQNLNIDLFIGKKIRFRRKMLKMSQTTLGQHLGVTFQQIQKYENGLNRVSAGRLMEISDILNIPISFFYADIITKQQPPYHHDEIASNTEEYLLLKRFRTLTTVKKNAILQLISDENAS from the coding sequence ATGCAATCTCAAAATCTTAATATTGATCTTTTTATTGGCAAAAAAATTCGTTTTAGACGAAAAATGCTAAAAATGTCTCAAACAACTTTAGGTCAACATTTAGGTGTCACCTTCCAACAAATTCAAAAATATGAAAACGGCTTAAATCGTGTAAGCGCGGGGCGTTTAATGGAAATTTCTGATATCTTAAATATTCCCATTTCCTTTTTTTATGCGGATATCATCACAAAACAGCAGCCTCCGTACCACCATGATGAAATCGCATCAAACACAGAGGAATATCTGCTGCTCAAAAGGTTTAGAACGCTCACCACGGTAAAAAAGAACGCCATTTTACAGCTCATCTCTGATGAAAATGCAAGCTAA